One Odontesthes bonariensis isolate fOdoBon6 chromosome 17, fOdoBon6.hap1, whole genome shotgun sequence genomic window carries:
- the fam241a gene encoding uncharacterized protein FAM241A codes for MSDGRGLEDQRARGSAGQRLTHEIDFSWTRPRPPGAAARPGPPGAARPPGAAAWLRDPAPAPPQLDDCERMGTLFGMINKCLRGAGFSQMYFGDRTVEPVVIVFFWLLLWFLGLQALGLVGTLCIIIIYIQK; via the exons ATGTCGGACGGACGCGGGCTGGAGGACCAGAGGGCGCGAGGCTCCGCCGGCCAACGGCTCACTCACGAG ATTGACTTCAGCTGGACCCGACCTAGACCCCCCGGTGCCGCTGCCCGACCTGGACCCCCCGGTGCTGCTCGGCCCCCCGGCGCCGCTGCGTGGCTGCGGGACCCGGCCCCCGCCCCCCCTCAGCTGGATGACTGTGAGCGGATGGGGACGCTGTTCGGGATGATCAACAAGTGTCTGCGGGGGGCCGGCTTCAGCCAGATGTACTTTGGGGACCGGACGGTGGAGCCGGTGGTGATCGTGTTCTTCTGGCTGCTGCTCTGGTTCCTGGGTCTGCAGGCCCTGGGGCTGGTGGGGACCCtgtgcatcatcatcatctacaTCCAGAAGTGA